A section of the Passer domesticus isolate bPasDom1 chromosome 33, bPasDom1.hap1, whole genome shotgun sequence genome encodes:
- the LOC135288473 gene encoding maestro heat-like repeat-containing protein family member 1 translates to MAGTFLSLFKDFRGKKNKGPGAVPEKRLEEPKHFQPLQDDAAVERTQEQQSSRGHFHRTAQMFRKFPRICRRETNTTAAEGPAEPDSGLTQLQAEPDVSPDSAGLSQDLDTSGTETWTQDLPTSVTEDAVITNTDNEEIEALKNTGAMLTPLVVCASTVDFFLESTVPYQQQVPAMVKNIHQSLMSHVTVDARLQSDIVRLAEEHPADMALTLLHCAPTCDRAAAMMWRAIGSSRPAMEKVLATLLFVMEDWPVHSTCTSDGDNKDVFALDNKDVFALAATLVIWVSVPQCHEAMILYSSRLFVALLFHVVITMQQMPPEEVENFWRACQEENRLPSKPSRFAVQAMKALLCRLQCDNEVMAMERKCGWDTLLTAHTQHYAVGLLAREMRRASLSLCSGIALRLLGLLSREEPHWDLPGLAFLVEVFECLDLRECTDSILQIMSRHLRNECRERRRLALRGLMVLSKDPSMARRMGTLSPSLLELLGDADGELVGMTLSVFTNLLKSKDMLVSTTTAPKLAEALLLLFDHENSHVQLLSLDLFFKVMDLVVEEGKKPLKSVVCQSLPALFFHCHEKNQRVAEASRETLHCAAGFLQRRDIKKLVETEKLWAFAKVLVRTASNPQPQPGEGP, encoded by the exons ATGGCAGGCACATTTCTCAGCCTATTTAAAGActtcagggggaaaaagaacaaaggccctggagctgtcccagaAAAACGGCTTGAGGAGCCCAAGCACTTCCAGCCATTGCAGGATG atgcagccgtggagcgcacacaagagcagcaatccagccgtggccacTTCCacagaacagcgcag ATGTTCCGAAAATTCCCGCGCATTTGCCGTAGAGAGAccaacaccacagcagctgagggcccagctgagcctgactcggggctgacccagctccaggcagagcctgatgtcagcccaGATTCAGCTGGGCTCTCGCAAGACTTGGACACCTCAGGAACTGAAACGTGGACACAGGATCTTCCCAcgtcagtgactgaggatgcaGTCATAACAAACACTGACAATGAAGAGATTGAGGCCTTGAAAAATACTGGTGCCATGCTCACTCCCCTTGTGGTTTGTGCTTccactgtggattttttcctgGAGAGTACTGTTCCTTATCAGCAGCAG gtgccagccatgGTGAAGAACATCCACCAGAGTCTCATGTCCCACGTCACTGTGGATGCCAGGCTGCAAAGTGAcattgtgaggctggctgaGGAACACCCTGCTGACATGGCGCtgaccctcctgcactgtgccccaacgtgtgacag agctgctgcaatgatgTGGAGAGCCATAGGCTCATCACGACCAGCAATGGAGAAGGTGCTGGCAACACTGCTCTTTGTGATGGAGGATtggcctgtgcacagcacatgcacctccgatggggacaacaAGGACGTTTTTGCCCTGGACAACAAGGACgtttttgccctggct gcaactctggtgatctggGTCAGTGTGCCTCAATGCCACGAGGCCATGATCCTTTATTCCTCCcgcctgtttgtggctctgctcttccacgtTGTCATCACCATGcagcagatgccaccagaggaagttgaaaaCTTCTGGAGAGCGTGCCAGGAGGAAAATCGCCTTCCCAGcaagcccagcag gtttgcagtgcaggccatgaaggctctgctctgccgaCTGCAGTGTGACAATGAGGTGATGGCTATGGAGcgtaagtgtggctgggacacgctgctgactgctcacacccagcactatgccgtgggtctgctggccag agAGATGCGCCGTGCCTCCCTCTCCTTGTGTTCTGGGATTGCTCTCCGCCTgcttgggctgctcagcagggaggagccacactgggatCTGCCCGGCCTGgcgttccttgtggag gtcttcgagtgcctggacttgagggaatgtaCTGACAGCATCCTGCAGATCATGTCAAGGCACCTGAGGaacgagtgcagggagaggcgtcgcctggcgctcagaggcctcatggtgctcagcaaggatccctcgatg gccaggagaatgggcactctgtctccaagccttctggagctgctgggggatgCAGATGGAGAGCTGGTTGGCATGACGCTCTCTGTGTTCACTAATTTGCTCAAGAGCAAAGACATGCTGGTATCCACCACCACTGCCCCGAAGCTggctgaggctctcctgctgctcttcgaCCAC gaaaacagccatgtgcagctgctctcccttgaCCTCTTCTTCAAGGTGATGGATTTGGTAgtagaggagggaaaaaagcccctgaagtcagtggtgtgccagagccttcctgcactcttcttccactgtCATGAGAAGAATCAGCGTGTGGCAGAA gcttctCGGGAAACGCTGCATTGTGCGGCCGGGTTCCTGCAGAGGAGGGATATAAAAAAGCTggtggagacagagaagctgtgggcgTTTGCCAAGGTCTTGGTAAGGACGGCCTCgaatccccagcctcagcctggagaaggcccctga